Below is a genomic region from Maridesulfovibrio ferrireducens.
TGAGCCGATCCTTATCAGGATGCATGTATTCACCTGTAAGATTCATTGCATATGAAACCGGGGGATCATTTTCAACTCCGAGAAAATCTCCATTGATATCGACAAGAGCTGTGTACTGCTCGTAATCTTCATCAAAGGTGATAGAAATTTCTGAAAGCCCGATAACTACGTAATCAACCGCGTTATCCCGTGCAATGGCGATAATTTCATCTTCTGTTACGGTTTGTTGTTGCGTGGCGTAGGATCTTTTGCATGAATCTAAAAGAAATCCCGTGATCATTCTGTCCCTGTGGGTTTCAAATCCAGCTTCATTAAATTCTTGTTGCAGGGATTTATTCAGGTTTCGAATGAGATTATCGCATTCTTGGAGTGAAAGATTTTCATTTTTTATTCTAGGCACCAAGGAAAAAACAATAGTCGGTTTGCCGGATTTTTCATAAACCTTGAAGCCGTCCTGTCCGCTAAAAGCGCATGATGCAGTGAATAGCAGCAGTATGAAAGTAATGTTGAATATGACAAAGCGTGTTTTTTTCATAAAAGATGTTCCTTAGCGTGTGCATGAATCAATGTCTGACAAAGCATTGATCAGGCTGTTGTAGAAATGTACGTCCGAGACTTTGGTGTGTCTTTTGGAAACGGGTATTTGTATCCCTTTTATACATTTAATTTTATCTCCTCCGCCTTCGAGGTAACAAGCTGTGGTGTAATTGCGCTCAGTGTATGGACCTAGATCCACGTCTTTCACTCCGGTTTTGATGGTCAGCGTATACTTAATTTCCGGTTTAGGCATACGCATTTTTGTCTGATAGACATTGTCGCGTTCAGAGAAACCTTTTTCGGTCCCTTGTTGAAATGATACTCCGAACATAGACACTGCGGCATGAAGACCTCTGCGTATAGCCGGAAATCTTGATTTCGCGGGTAGTACAAGATGTTCTTCGGAGAGAGCCTGTGCTGTAAGCATCTCCGCGAGAGCAGAATATTTTTTTGAATTTTCAATTCTTTTGAGAGTTCCTTGCGAAATGTTTATGCCGGAAACGGAACATGTTTTTGTTGTAAAAAGATACTCCATGTCTGCAAGGCAGTTCACCAGTGATTCATGTGCATTCGGTTTAAGTGTTTTGCGGTCAGTAAAGAAGGTCACTATTGCTGAGCGTATCTGCCCGGCAAGAGGTTCAAGACTGAAACTTTTTGTCTTGTTTAAATAGGGAACAGACACGATCAACGGGACAGAGTATACAAGGGATTCGGATTCAGCTTGAAAAATTAGAAAATTTATGCCGATATAAACAGTTCCCTTATAGAGATTTTGTTCCGCAGAACCAAATTCATCAACAAATGAGATAACATTATCTACAAATAATAATGGAATCAGGATGGCCCCGGCATCGAATTTAGTATCGAAACCCGCTCGTTTGATGTTGATGCCATCGTTTTTGATGGCGGCTCTTTTCAGAAATCCTAAAATGCCTTTTCTAAGTTCTTTTTTGAAATCTTTATTACTAAGAATCTTGTTCAGCTCATCTTTATGCCTGTCCTTTTCTTTGTTTTTAACTTTGCCGATGGCTGGAGCCATTAAATAGAGATCTTTTGCCTGAACCTGCGAGGAGGGTAGCAAAATACAAAGCAGAGCAAGGACATAGCATAGTTTACGAGTCATACTCTTACCACTTGTGCTCTTCTATTGAATCACTTTTTTCCTTTTCTTTCAGTTCTTCGGTACACTGCTGTGATGATTCCGTTTCATTTTTTAGTTCACCTGCGGAACTGTTCACATCACGCATCGAGTTTCGGGCTGTGTCAGCGTTTTTGAATCCACAGCTGACGAGAAGTAACATTGTAGCCATACATAGAATAATAAGTGTAATTTTTTTCATGTTAACCTCTTTGGTCTTTTTTAGTTAATCAAGAAGATCTTCTGCCAATGCTACAGAGTCAGCTTTCTTTTCCACCATCTTAAATCCTTCCTGAGTCTGGCGCGAATAAGAATCTTTTAATCTTTTGCTGAGTGCTAATTTTTTTTCGTAATAAGACTCAAGTGTTGTTGTTATCTGAGTGTTTTTGCGACGGGCTGTCATAATAATTCTACTTATGTCGGCCCCTTGTTTAGCAATAAGAGCTGAATTTTTTTCAATGTAATCGTAATCATTTTTGAAGTCAGAAAGCAGGGTGGTCAAATCAGATAACTCTTCTTGTATTTCCATCATGCGTGGCAGAACAGTGAGCGCTTGTACTGGATTAGATTGAGCGTTACTGATTTGCGCTACTAGTTGAGTTCCAGAAATAGTAAGAATTCCAATCTGTTTGGTAGCTTCCACAGTCAGTGGGCCGGATTTTTCTTCGTAAGCGTTAACGGCTCTGTCTATCCCGAGAATAACGTTGCCGGATTTATCAATACTGAAATCATACATTGCATTTGACGCATGAAGGTTATTTGAAAATGATTTAATTATTGAGTCCATATTTTGAATCTGACTCGCATTAAGTTTAGAGAAGGAATCAGCTTCAACCTTAATCTGTCTTTCCAAGCTGCTGAGCATTTTAGCATTTTCAGCTATTTTTACGGAAGCGCCTTCAATTGAATTTGTCGGCTCGTAAGATAAGTCATTAATAAATGCCTTGATAGAAATTTTTTCCATCCCTGTTGAGCATACACCTTGAGCTGTATCTATTGCTGTTTTATAATTTTGATTCATGGTGGAAACTGTAGCACCGACAAGTGACTGAAGAGCTCTGGTCTCATTTAGTGCACGAAGCATCTGTTCTCTGATTTCTACAGTTTTTTTAGCAAGTTCTTTTGAAGTACTCACGGATTTAAGAATTTCTTTTAAAGCATCATCCTCACTTTTTACCTGAGTCGAAGTTCTTCGGTCGGGGGCTGTTCCGGTCAGAGCCGCCGCAAAAGCTCCGAAAAGATTCAGGGCATTGTTTGAACTTTGTGTTGTTCTTTTAGTTGTTTTTTTGGGGTGGGGAGAAGAATTGTAGGTTGTCGTGGGTTTTTTTTGAGTCGTTGAAGTTGTGCTGTATATCGTTTTGGATTTAGTGCCGGTTGAAGAGCTGCGACTGATTGTTTCAGTTTTTGCGATTGGGTTTTCGGGGTCGGCAACGCATAGTTCTGCAATTACAAACCCTTCAAAATAATCGCCTCTAATTTTGTAAAAATTATTTTCGACACCCAAGATGTCAAATTCAGTATTCGGTGCTAATTCCAAAGCTGTTTTTGAGTGTGTTGACGGGGAGTTGTGGATTGATACAGCTTCTTTGTTTCTCCCTCTTGTTCCTAGGTAGTTTTCAAAATCAAGATTAATGAGCTTGTGGAAGACGTAGCCAGGAGATTTAGAATTATCTGTGCGTTTAACTCGATACCAGTTTTTTTGTTTACCGATGAGTTCAACTTGAGTTCCTTTCGGCAAAATATCCACTACAGGCGATTCTGAAGCCGCTTTTTCTCGTACATTACTTTTTAAAACAGCGGTACCTGTTACTATAGGTGTAATTATTACAGTCTGCGTTGCTGTTTGGCTCTGAATTGAGTTTTGAGGTGAAGGTTTTTGCTGGGGAATGCAACCGGAACAAATTAGGCTGAAAGAAATTATCATGCTGGTCAATATTTTTAAACACATAAAAAAATCTCCCCGAAAAGATCTGTTTTATAGTTACGGTAGGCTTTATAAAGAAAATCTAAATGTAAAAAAATCTTCCTAGATTGGCTTTTAATTTCGCATATTTTATGAATAAAATAAAGAGGTGTAGTTTTTTTTTAAGTCTTGAGGATAGTTTTTATAAAAGAAAAAGCCCCTCATAGTTTTTAAACTGTGAGGGGCTATAAACCTTATATTTAAGGTATATATTTACACTTGTTCGCCGGTTTTACCAAATCTACGCTGTCTTTTAGTGAATTCTGCCAGGGCCTTATCCAGTTCCTCTGAATTAAAGTCCGGCCAGTAAATATCAGTAAAATACAGTTCGGAGTATGCGGCCTGAAACAATAGATAGTTAGAAAGCCGTTTTTCTCCGCTGGTGCGGATAATTAAATCAGGGTCCGGTTGCCCGGCTGTATATAAATTATCAGAAAGGGTTTCAACGGTTACCTGATCTTCTCTCAGTCCCGAAGATATCATTTTTCTACAAGCCCGCACTAATTCATCCCTGCCTGAATAATTCAATGCAAGGTTTAATGTCATCGAGCTACAATGCTGAGTCTTTTTTATGGTATGGGCAACAACCTGCTTTACGCCGAAGGGAAACTCTGAAAGTTCACCTAAAATTTTAAGGCGTATATCCTGTTCACACAGGTTAACCAGTTCAGTTTTCAAAAAAACTGTCAGCAGGTTGAAGAGTTGAGCTATTTCATCCTTAGGTCTGGCCCAGTTTTCCTTGGAGAAGGTGTAAAGAGTCAGATGCTTAATGCCGAGTCTGCGACATTGGGTGACAATAGCTTTCGCTGCTTCAGTGCCGGCTTTATGACCTTCGCTGCGCGACAGATCACGAGCCTTTGCCCATCTACCGTTACCATCCATTATGATGGCTAAATGTCGGGGCATCATTATGTTATATTTCCAGAATTTCCTTTTCTTTTGCTAAAAAGAGTTCATCACATTTTTTGATGAATTCATCTGTAAGTTTTTGCACATCATCCTGAGATTTATGCAAATCGTCTTCACTGATGTCTTTATCTTTTTCCAATTTTTTAAAGCTGTCGTTCAAGTCGCGGCGGACATTGCGGATGGCTATTTTGGAATCTTCAGTGAATTTTTTAGCGACCTTGACGAGTTCTTTACGGCGTTCTTCTGTCAAAGGCGGAATGCAGATACGAATAACTTTTCCGTCGTTAACAGGGTTCAAGCCCAAGTCTGATTTAAGCAGAGCTTTATCAATCAGAGCAAAAGCTCCTTTATCCCACGGCTGAATAGTAATGGTACGGGAGTCCGGTACAGCTACTGAAGCCACTTGGTTGATTGGAGTAGGAGTTCCATAATAATCGACCATAATATGATCAATCAGTCCGGTTGAAGCTCTTCCTGTGCGGAGTCTAACAAAGTCTCCACTGAGACTGGTTAGAGCGCCTTCCATTCTTTTAATGCCATCTGACATAACTTCTTTAATCATTATTTCCTCCATGGACTATTGTTCCGATCTTTTCACCTTTAACTACCCTTGTGATGTTTCCTTCTTCAAAAAGGTTAAAGACAATGATGGGCAGGTTGTTATCCATAGCTAATGAAATAGCTGTGGAATCCATAACCCCGAGTCTTTTCTCAAGAGTTTCAATATAGGTGATAGATTCAAATTTTACTGCATCTGAATGTTTCATAGGGTCTTTATCGTAGACACCGTCAACTTTGGTAGCTTTGATAATAGCTTCAGCTTTTAATTCCATTGCTCTAAGAGCCGCGGCTGTATCCGTTGTGAAAAAGGGGTTTCCGGTTCCGGCAGCACAAATAACTACGCGTCCTTTTTCAAGATGGCGAATCGCTCTGCGGCGGACATATGGTTCGGCAACAGCCTGCATTGGAATTGCGGATAATACTCGTGTGTCACAGTCGAGTTTTTCCAGTGCGTCTTGAACAGCAAGGGCATTCATGACAGTTGCAAGCATTCCCATGTAATCGGCTGAAGATCTATCCATTCCTTTAGCGGAAGCGGATAAACCTCTAAAAATATTACCTCCGCCGATAACCAAAGCGACCTGTACTCCGGTTTTGGCTACAGCTGCAATTTCTCCACAGAATTTGCTGATTGCTGCTGGCTCAATACCGAATTGCTGATCTCCGGCGAGAGCTTCACCGCTGAGTTTGATCATTACTCGTGAATAGTGCAATTTGTCCATAGTTTACCCCGTTTTTCCGCGGACTTTGTCCGGTTATGAGTAGAAGCAGATCCGGATAAGCCTAATTCTGAGCAGAGGGAAAGAGTTCCCCGCTAATGCTTCCGGTTAGCATTAACTATTGCTTTAAAAAATCTGTATGAGTTTTATGATAACAGAGAATCTGCTTCAATAAACTCGGCATGGTAAAATTGTTCCCTAAAAAAACTCAAATTCTTACGGGTTGTTAGTTCGTATTGAATTTGAGCTGAAATATTTTCCATCGCTGATATCTCCATAAATCCGGATTGTGCTGGCTTCCGGTTCGGGTGTTTCCTGCGTGGTTTTAAGGCAATATAGGGAAGTAGTTTTCTACCAATCTCGTCCTTCGGCAAGAGCTCTGCCGAGTTTTTAAAAATCGGGCAAAAAAAACGGGCCTTGCGGCCCGTTTTATATTCCGTCTTATTCTTCTTCGGCTTCTTCTGCTGCACCATCTGCTGTTTCAGCAAGGTTGATGCGGGCAAATCGTCCAATTTGCATATTCTCACCGAGAATAGCGATTGTTTCGTTCAGGATGTCTTTGATTGTCTTCTTGTCATCCTTAATAAAAGGCTGCTCAAGGAGACAGACTTCCTTGTAGTATTTCTGAATACGTCCAACGACGATCTTTTCAGCGATATTAGCAGGTTTGCCTTCAGCAATTGCTTGCTGCAGGTAAATTGCTTTTTCTTTTTCAAGAATATCCTGAGGAAGTTCATCGGGGCTGACACAAAGAGGGCTGGTTGCAGCAACCTGCATAGCAACGTCTTTGGTCAACTGAATGAACTGGTCGGATTTAGCAACAAAGTCTGTTTCACATCTAACTTCAACGATAGCGGAGAGTTTGCCGTTGCTGTGCATGTAAGAACCGATAAGTCCTTCACTTGTAGCACGGCCAGCTTTTTTAGCTGCCTTTGAAAGTCCTTTTTCGCGAAGGTATGTGATAGCTTTTTCTTCATTTCCATCACATTCA
It encodes:
- a CDS encoding SH3 domain-containing protein, with product MCLKILTSMIISFSLICSGCIPQQKPSPQNSIQSQTATQTVIITPIVTGTAVLKSNVREKAASESPVVDILPKGTQVELIGKQKNWYRVKRTDNSKSPGYVFHKLINLDFENYLGTRGRNKEAVSIHNSPSTHSKTALELAPNTEFDILGVENNFYKIRGDYFEGFVIAELCVADPENPIAKTETISRSSSTGTKSKTIYSTTSTTQKKPTTTYNSSPHPKKTTKRTTQSSNNALNLFGAFAAALTGTAPDRRTSTQVKSEDDALKEILKSVSTSKELAKKTVEIREQMLRALNETRALQSLVGATVSTMNQNYKTAIDTAQGVCSTGMEKISIKAFINDLSYEPTNSIEGASVKIAENAKMLSSLERQIKVEADSFSKLNASQIQNMDSIIKSFSNNLHASNAMYDFSIDKSGNVILGIDRAVNAYEEKSGPLTVEATKQIGILTISGTQLVAQISNAQSNPVQALTVLPRMMEIQEELSDLTTLLSDFKNDYDYIEKNSALIAKQGADISRIIMTARRKNTQITTTLESYYEKKLALSKRLKDSYSRQTQEGFKMVEKKADSVALAEDLLD
- the uppS gene encoding polyprenyl diphosphate synthase, yielding MMPRHLAIIMDGNGRWAKARDLSRSEGHKAGTEAAKAIVTQCRRLGIKHLTLYTFSKENWARPKDEIAQLFNLLTVFLKTELVNLCEQDIRLKILGELSEFPFGVKQVVAHTIKKTQHCSSMTLNLALNYSGRDELVRACRKMISSGLREDQVTVETLSDNLYTAGQPDPDLIIRTSGEKRLSNYLLFQAAYSELYFTDIYWPDFNSEELDKALAEFTKRQRRFGKTGEQV
- the frr gene encoding ribosome recycling factor produces the protein MIKEVMSDGIKRMEGALTSLSGDFVRLRTGRASTGLIDHIMVDYYGTPTPINQVASVAVPDSRTITIQPWDKGAFALIDKALLKSDLGLNPVNDGKVIRICIPPLTEERRKELVKVAKKFTEDSKIAIRNVRRDLNDSFKKLEKDKDISEDDLHKSQDDVQKLTDEFIKKCDELFLAKEKEILEI
- the pyrH gene encoding UMP kinase, producing MDKLHYSRVMIKLSGEALAGDQQFGIEPAAISKFCGEIAAVAKTGVQVALVIGGGNIFRGLSASAKGMDRSSADYMGMLATVMNALAVQDALEKLDCDTRVLSAIPMQAVAEPYVRRRAIRHLEKGRVVICAAGTGNPFFTTDTAAALRAMELKAEAIIKATKVDGVYDKDPMKHSDAVKFESITYIETLEKRLGVMDSTAISLAMDNNLPIIVFNLFEEGNITRVVKGEKIGTIVHGGNND
- the tsf gene encoding translation elongation factor Ts, with protein sequence MAAVTAQMVKSLREKTGVGMMDCKKALAECDGNEEKAITYLREKGLSKAAKKAGRATSEGLIGSYMHSNGKLSAIVEVRCETDFVAKSDQFIQLTKDVAMQVAATSPLCVSPDELPQDILEKEKAIYLQQAIAEGKPANIAEKIVVGRIQKYYKEVCLLEQPFIKDDKKTIKDILNETIAILGENMQIGRFARINLAETADGAAEEAEEE